A section of the Castanea sativa cultivar Marrone di Chiusa Pesio chromosome 12, ASM4071231v1 genome encodes:
- the LOC142621205 gene encoding rust resistance kinase Lr10-like has protein sequence MLPNIVFLYTIAKVSLGTPWVVAFLIYKWCRRHLSTNDAIEEFLQSQNNFMPIRYSYSEIRKMTKGFKDKLGEGGYGTVYKGKLQSGRLVAIKMLDKSKANGQDFISEVATIGRIHHMNVVQLIGFCAKGPKRALIYEFMPNGSLDKYIFSLEGRITLSIEKIYKISLGVARGIEYLHRGCDMQILHFDIKPHNILLDENFTPKVSDFGLAKLYLANDSIVSLTAARGTLGYMAPELFYKNIGGVSYKADVYSFGMLLLEMASRRKNFNALVDHSSQIYFPSWVYDQVSKGNDVIMEDVTDEEKKMVNKMIIVALWCIQMKPNDRCSMNKVVEMLVGEVECLQMPSKPFLLSLADVGDNLNPTCSTLQSSDSTQF, from the coding sequence TTTTTTTATACACTATAGCAAAAGTGAGCTTGGGTACTCCATGGGTGGTTGCCTTTTTGATATATAAGTGGTGTAGGAGGCATTTATCAACAAATGATGCCATTGAAGAATTTTTGCAAAGCCAAAATAACTTCATGCCAATTAGGTATTCTTACTCAGAAATTAGGAAGATGACGAAAGGTTTTAAGGACAAATTGGGAGAAGGAGGCTATGGCACTGTATATAAAGGGAAGCTTCAAAGTGGTCGTCTTGTAGCTATAAAGATGTTAGATAAATCCAAAGCTAATGGGCAAGATTTTATCAGCGAAGTTGCAACAATTGGAAGGATTCACCACATGAATGTGGTGCAACTCATTGGCTTTTGTGCTAAGGGACCAAAGCGTGCTCTTATATATGAATTCATGCCTAATGGTTCTCTTGACAAATACATTTTTTCTCTAGAAGGAAGAATCACCTTAAGTATTGAGAAAATATACAAGATTTCTCTTGGAGTGGCTCGTGGGATTGAATATCTACATCGAGGATGTGACATGCAAATTCTGCATTTTGATATCAAGCCCCATAACATTCTTCTTGATGAGAACTTCACCCCAAAAGTTTCTGATTTCGGGCTTGCGAAACTTTATCTTGCAAATGATAGCATAGTGTCATTGACTGCTGCAAGAGGAACACTAGGATATATGGCTCCAGAGTTGTTCTATAAAAACATTGGAGGCGTTTCCTATAAAGctgatgtttatagttttggcATGTTATTGTTGGAAATGGCAAGTAGAAGGAAGAACTTTAATGCATTAGTAGATCATTCAAGCCAAATTTACTTTCCAAGTTGGGTCTATGACCAAGTTAGCAAAGGAAATGACGTAATAATGGAAGATGTCACAGatgaggagaagaaaatggTTAATAAGATGATCATAGTCGCATTGTGGTGCATACAAATGAAGCCTAATGATCGTTGTTCAATGAACAAAGTTGTAGAAATGCTTGTAGGAGAAGTTGAATGCTTACAGATGCCTTCTAAACCTTTCCTATTGTCATTAGCGGATGTAGGTGACAACTTAAATCCAACTTGCTCAACACTACAATCAAGTGACTCAACTCAATTTTAA